The Henckelia pumila isolate YLH828 chromosome 2, ASM3356847v2, whole genome shotgun sequence genome includes a window with the following:
- the LOC140880287 gene encoding uncharacterized protein isoform X2 produces MEIGEDATLSQALKRKRISISKKKISKPTTVAQNLAPPVQLPALAPFADIDAAAEILVSEFDYSVENHFKAVETIVQLCGQSGTVDSDQSEIERFSNSITFLREWRDFNYASRVVRFAFQHNSEKKDIVGEVTLPQFSAASVPKHKNPQIESKIADTKSSKDFVMHVGGAVWALDWCPRVDHNSKNDIKPEFIAVAAHPPESSYHKIGAPLSGRGVVQIWCVLALCEEEVVLSQCSKKPRPTQKKGMVTTNEATKMQRPRGRPRKKPLIDPLEKADADNQNVQPLAIEYPEGSSRSHPSDKTSISTSKHLEDLGRSHKDYNKTEHVNASTSSSPEGRGNQAKAQNQTQVHNNDLHMLRQNEHQEHSLLNLSSASYLMNSSLRPHNKINCTGSCDASRYFVPKDVALPRMMLCLAHNGKVAWDVKWRPYIGCDPQSMKRMGYLAVLLGNGALEVWEVPLPQTVKLVYPECQERVDPRFIKLQPVFRCSILKCGGRQSIPLTLEWSVSDRILVGCHDGVVALWQFSVTDPSTETRPLLSFSADTGPIRTLAWAPNQSDLESANVIVTGGHRSFKFWDIRDPFRPLWEHPIQGLAYSLSWLQDPRCVFGSIDDGTLWMVNLVKAASDFPIAGNSHAGTKWGTHNFDCSLFSIWSVHASQLTGMVAYCGEDGTAFCFQVNTNI; encoded by the exons ATGGAGATTGGTGAGGACGCCACTCTTTCACAAGCATTGAAGCGGAAAAGAATCTCCATCTCCAAGAAGAAAATCTCTAAGCCAACCACGGTGGCCCAAAACCTGGCGCCACCGGTCCAATTGCCTGCACTCGCTCCGTTCGCCGACATAGACGCGGCGGCGGAAATATTAGTTTCCGAGTTTGATTATTCGGTCGAGAATCACTTCAAAGCAGTCGAAACAATCGTCCAACTCTGCGGGCAATCCGGAACAGTGGATTCCGATCAGTCTGAAATCGAGAGATTCTCCAATTCCATCACTTTCTTAAG AGAGTGGAGGGATTTTAATTACGCTTCCCGAGTTGTACGGTTTGCTTTCCAGCATAATTCTGAGAAAAAAGATATAGTAGGTGAGGTTACATTACCTCAATTTTCAGCTGCAAGTGTTCCTAAG CATAAAAATCCGCAGATTGAGAGCAAAATTGCTGATACAAAATCTAG CAAAGACTTTGTAATGCATGTTGGTGGTGCTGTCTGGGCATTGGATTGGTGTCCTAGAGTTGATCATAATTCGAAGAATGACATTAAGCCTGAG TTCATTGCTGTTGCTGCTCATCCTCCTGAATCTTCATATCACAAGATTGGCGCCCCCTTATCTGGCAGAGGTGTCGTTCAAATTTGGTGTGTGTTAGCTCTCTGTGAGGAGGAAGTTGTACTATCTCAGTGTAGCAAAAAGCCAAGACCAACCCAGAAAAAGGGGATGGTCACGACCAATGAAGCAACTAAAATGCAAAGGCCAAGGGGAAGACCAAGAAAGAAGCCTCTTATTGACCCTTTAGAAAAGGCAGATGCTGACAATCAAAATGTGCAACCTCTTGCTATTGAATACCCTGAGGGTTCTTCTAGATCACACCCCTCAGACAAAACTTCCATAAGTACCAGCAAACATCTTGAAGACCTTGGGAGATCACATAAAGATTACAACAAGACAGAACATGTAAATGCGTCAACATCGAGTTCTCCAGAGGGCAGAGGAAATCAAGCAAAGGCACAAAATCAAACCCAGGTTCACAATAATGATTTGCATATGCTCAGACAAAACGAACACCAAGAACATTCCCTTTTGAATCTATCATCTGCAAGCTATCTAATGAATTCCTCCTTGAGGCCACACAATAAGATAAATTGTACCGGTTCTTGTGATGCTTCTAGATACTTTGTTCCCAAGGATGTTGCATTGCCTAGAATGATGCTGTGTTTAGCTCATAATGGGAAAGTTGCATGGGATGTAAAGTGGCGGCCATATATTGGTTGTGACCCTCAATCCATGAAGAGAATGGGTTATCTTGCTGTCTTGCTTGGAAATGGTGCGTTAGAAGT ATGGGAGGTTCCCCTTCCTCAGACAGTGAAACTTGTATATCCTGAATGCCAAGAGCGTGTCGATCCTCGGTTCATTAAATTGCAACCAGTATTTAGATGTTCAATTTTGAAATGTGGTGGTAGGCAAAG CATTCCACTAACACTCGAATGGTCTGTATCTGATAGGATTTTGGTTGGATGTCATGATGGAGTG GTTGCATTGTGGCAGTTTTCGGTTACCGATCCATCAACAG AAACCAGGCCTTTGCTTTCCTTCAGTGCAGATACGGGTCCTATTAGAACACTGGCATGGGCACCAAATCAAAG TGATCTTGAGAGCGCAAATGTAATCGTCACTGGTGGACATAGAAGCTTTAAATTTTGGGATATACG ggatccatttcgtccattGTGGGAACATCCAATTCAAGGGTTAGCTTATAGTTTAAGTTGGCTGCAAGACCCACG ATGTGTTTTTGGATCCATTGACGATGGAACACTTTGGATGGTCAACTTAGTGAAAGCGGCATCTGATTTTCCAATTGCTGGAAACTCTCACGCAGGCACGAAATGGGGGACCCACAATTTTGACTGTTCTTTATTCTCTATCTGGAGTGTTCACGCTTCTCAACTGACAG GCATGGTGGCATATTGTGGTGAGGACGGAACAGCTTTTTGCTTCCAGGTGAACA CCAACATCTAG
- the LOC140880287 gene encoding uncharacterized protein isoform X1 produces MEIGEDATLSQALKRKRISISKKKISKPTTVAQNLAPPVQLPALAPFADIDAAAEILVSEFDYSVENHFKAVETIVQLCGQSGTVDSDQSEIERFSNSITFLREWRDFNYASRVVRFAFQHNSEKKDIVGEVTLPQFSAASVPKHKNPQIESKIADTKSSKDFVMHVGGAVWALDWCPRVDHNSKNDIKPEFIAVAAHPPESSYHKIGAPLSGRGVVQIWCVLALCEEEVVLSQCSKKPRPTQKKGMVTTNEATKMQRPRGRPRKKPLIDPLEKADADNQNVQPLAIEYPEGSSRSHPSDKTSISTSKHLEDLGRSHKDYNKTEHVNASTSSSPEGRGNQAKAQNQTQVHNNDLHMLRQNEHQEHSLLNLSSASYLMNSSLRPHNKINCTGSCDASRYFVPKDVALPRMMLCLAHNGKVAWDVKWRPYIGCDPQSMKRMGYLAVLLGNGALEVWEVPLPQTVKLVYPECQERVDPRFIKLQPVFRCSILKCGGRQSIPLTLEWSVSDRILVGCHDGVVALWQFSVTDPSTETRPLLSFSADTGPIRTLAWAPNQSDLESANVIVTGGHRSFKFWDIRDPFRPLWEHPIQGLAYSLSWLQDPRCVFGSIDDGTLWMVNLVKAASDFPIAGNSHAGTKWGTHNFDCSLFSIWSVHASQLTGMVAYCGEDGTAFCFQPTSRSVNDPSRNRIHHHLCGSLLEEESDLIIVSPSTDSPFIKRCPSTKRGSTAARYQETKTNELVPKETCGGSDPLHELRCDDSSLTIKKQAPKSKQSSTNTQKDDPEVKSKEKSENEIQVFPPKIVSMHRVRWNVNKECKKWLCYGGAAGLIRCQEVDISSFE; encoded by the exons ATGGAGATTGGTGAGGACGCCACTCTTTCACAAGCATTGAAGCGGAAAAGAATCTCCATCTCCAAGAAGAAAATCTCTAAGCCAACCACGGTGGCCCAAAACCTGGCGCCACCGGTCCAATTGCCTGCACTCGCTCCGTTCGCCGACATAGACGCGGCGGCGGAAATATTAGTTTCCGAGTTTGATTATTCGGTCGAGAATCACTTCAAAGCAGTCGAAACAATCGTCCAACTCTGCGGGCAATCCGGAACAGTGGATTCCGATCAGTCTGAAATCGAGAGATTCTCCAATTCCATCACTTTCTTAAG AGAGTGGAGGGATTTTAATTACGCTTCCCGAGTTGTACGGTTTGCTTTCCAGCATAATTCTGAGAAAAAAGATATAGTAGGTGAGGTTACATTACCTCAATTTTCAGCTGCAAGTGTTCCTAAG CATAAAAATCCGCAGATTGAGAGCAAAATTGCTGATACAAAATCTAG CAAAGACTTTGTAATGCATGTTGGTGGTGCTGTCTGGGCATTGGATTGGTGTCCTAGAGTTGATCATAATTCGAAGAATGACATTAAGCCTGAG TTCATTGCTGTTGCTGCTCATCCTCCTGAATCTTCATATCACAAGATTGGCGCCCCCTTATCTGGCAGAGGTGTCGTTCAAATTTGGTGTGTGTTAGCTCTCTGTGAGGAGGAAGTTGTACTATCTCAGTGTAGCAAAAAGCCAAGACCAACCCAGAAAAAGGGGATGGTCACGACCAATGAAGCAACTAAAATGCAAAGGCCAAGGGGAAGACCAAGAAAGAAGCCTCTTATTGACCCTTTAGAAAAGGCAGATGCTGACAATCAAAATGTGCAACCTCTTGCTATTGAATACCCTGAGGGTTCTTCTAGATCACACCCCTCAGACAAAACTTCCATAAGTACCAGCAAACATCTTGAAGACCTTGGGAGATCACATAAAGATTACAACAAGACAGAACATGTAAATGCGTCAACATCGAGTTCTCCAGAGGGCAGAGGAAATCAAGCAAAGGCACAAAATCAAACCCAGGTTCACAATAATGATTTGCATATGCTCAGACAAAACGAACACCAAGAACATTCCCTTTTGAATCTATCATCTGCAAGCTATCTAATGAATTCCTCCTTGAGGCCACACAATAAGATAAATTGTACCGGTTCTTGTGATGCTTCTAGATACTTTGTTCCCAAGGATGTTGCATTGCCTAGAATGATGCTGTGTTTAGCTCATAATGGGAAAGTTGCATGGGATGTAAAGTGGCGGCCATATATTGGTTGTGACCCTCAATCCATGAAGAGAATGGGTTATCTTGCTGTCTTGCTTGGAAATGGTGCGTTAGAAGT ATGGGAGGTTCCCCTTCCTCAGACAGTGAAACTTGTATATCCTGAATGCCAAGAGCGTGTCGATCCTCGGTTCATTAAATTGCAACCAGTATTTAGATGTTCAATTTTGAAATGTGGTGGTAGGCAAAG CATTCCACTAACACTCGAATGGTCTGTATCTGATAGGATTTTGGTTGGATGTCATGATGGAGTG GTTGCATTGTGGCAGTTTTCGGTTACCGATCCATCAACAG AAACCAGGCCTTTGCTTTCCTTCAGTGCAGATACGGGTCCTATTAGAACACTGGCATGGGCACCAAATCAAAG TGATCTTGAGAGCGCAAATGTAATCGTCACTGGTGGACATAGAAGCTTTAAATTTTGGGATATACG ggatccatttcgtccattGTGGGAACATCCAATTCAAGGGTTAGCTTATAGTTTAAGTTGGCTGCAAGACCCACG ATGTGTTTTTGGATCCATTGACGATGGAACACTTTGGATGGTCAACTTAGTGAAAGCGGCATCTGATTTTCCAATTGCTGGAAACTCTCACGCAGGCACGAAATGGGGGACCCACAATTTTGACTGTTCTTTATTCTCTATCTGGAGTGTTCACGCTTCTCAACTGACAG GCATGGTGGCATATTGTGGTGAGGACGGAACAGCTTTTTGCTTCCAG CCAACATCTAGATCAGTGAATGATCCgtctcgaaatcgcattcatcACCATCTCTGTGGATCACTCCTGGAAGAGGAATCTGATCTAATCATAGTCAGCCCATCAACTGATTCTCCATTCATAAAGCGTTGTCCAAGCACGAAACGTGGGTCTACGGCTGCAAGATATCAAGAGACAAAAACAAATGAACTGGTGCCTAAAG AAACATGTGGCGGCAGTGATCCATTGCATGAACTCAGATGTGACGACTCATCCTTGACAATCAAGAAACAAGCACCGAAATCAAAACAAAGCAGCACGAATACGCAGAAAGATGATCCAGAAGTTAAAAGCAAAGAAAAAAGTGAGAACGAAATACAAGTTTTCCCTCCCAAGATAGTGTCAATGCACAGGGTCAGATGGAATGTGAACAAAGAGTGTAAGAAGTGGCTGTGCTACGGCGGAGCTGCTGGCTTGATACGATGTCAGGAGGTTGATATTTCCAGTTTTGAATAA
- the LOC140880287 gene encoding uncharacterized protein isoform X3, with the protein MHVGGAVWALDWCPRVDHNSKNDIKPEFIAVAAHPPESSYHKIGAPLSGRGVVQIWCVLALCEEEVVLSQCSKKPRPTQKKGMVTTNEATKMQRPRGRPRKKPLIDPLEKADADNQNVQPLAIEYPEGSSRSHPSDKTSISTSKHLEDLGRSHKDYNKTEHVNASTSSSPEGRGNQAKAQNQTQVHNNDLHMLRQNEHQEHSLLNLSSASYLMNSSLRPHNKINCTGSCDASRYFVPKDVALPRMMLCLAHNGKVAWDVKWRPYIGCDPQSMKRMGYLAVLLGNGALEVWEVPLPQTVKLVYPECQERVDPRFIKLQPVFRCSILKCGGRQSIPLTLEWSVSDRILVGCHDGVVALWQFSVTDPSTETRPLLSFSADTGPIRTLAWAPNQSDLESANVIVTGGHRSFKFWDIRDPFRPLWEHPIQGLAYSLSWLQDPRCVFGSIDDGTLWMVNLVKAASDFPIAGNSHAGTKWGTHNFDCSLFSIWSVHASQLTGMVAYCGEDGTAFCFQPTSRSVNDPSRNRIHHHLCGSLLEEESDLIIVSPSTDSPFIKRCPSTKRGSTAARYQETKTNELVPKETCGGSDPLHELRCDDSSLTIKKQAPKSKQSSTNTQKDDPEVKSKEKSENEIQVFPPKIVSMHRVRWNVNKECKKWLCYGGAAGLIRCQEVDISSFE; encoded by the exons ATGCATGTTGGTGGTGCTGTCTGGGCATTGGATTGGTGTCCTAGAGTTGATCATAATTCGAAGAATGACATTAAGCCTGAG TTCATTGCTGTTGCTGCTCATCCTCCTGAATCTTCATATCACAAGATTGGCGCCCCCTTATCTGGCAGAGGTGTCGTTCAAATTTGGTGTGTGTTAGCTCTCTGTGAGGAGGAAGTTGTACTATCTCAGTGTAGCAAAAAGCCAAGACCAACCCAGAAAAAGGGGATGGTCACGACCAATGAAGCAACTAAAATGCAAAGGCCAAGGGGAAGACCAAGAAAGAAGCCTCTTATTGACCCTTTAGAAAAGGCAGATGCTGACAATCAAAATGTGCAACCTCTTGCTATTGAATACCCTGAGGGTTCTTCTAGATCACACCCCTCAGACAAAACTTCCATAAGTACCAGCAAACATCTTGAAGACCTTGGGAGATCACATAAAGATTACAACAAGACAGAACATGTAAATGCGTCAACATCGAGTTCTCCAGAGGGCAGAGGAAATCAAGCAAAGGCACAAAATCAAACCCAGGTTCACAATAATGATTTGCATATGCTCAGACAAAACGAACACCAAGAACATTCCCTTTTGAATCTATCATCTGCAAGCTATCTAATGAATTCCTCCTTGAGGCCACACAATAAGATAAATTGTACCGGTTCTTGTGATGCTTCTAGATACTTTGTTCCCAAGGATGTTGCATTGCCTAGAATGATGCTGTGTTTAGCTCATAATGGGAAAGTTGCATGGGATGTAAAGTGGCGGCCATATATTGGTTGTGACCCTCAATCCATGAAGAGAATGGGTTATCTTGCTGTCTTGCTTGGAAATGGTGCGTTAGAAGT ATGGGAGGTTCCCCTTCCTCAGACAGTGAAACTTGTATATCCTGAATGCCAAGAGCGTGTCGATCCTCGGTTCATTAAATTGCAACCAGTATTTAGATGTTCAATTTTGAAATGTGGTGGTAGGCAAAG CATTCCACTAACACTCGAATGGTCTGTATCTGATAGGATTTTGGTTGGATGTCATGATGGAGTG GTTGCATTGTGGCAGTTTTCGGTTACCGATCCATCAACAG AAACCAGGCCTTTGCTTTCCTTCAGTGCAGATACGGGTCCTATTAGAACACTGGCATGGGCACCAAATCAAAG TGATCTTGAGAGCGCAAATGTAATCGTCACTGGTGGACATAGAAGCTTTAAATTTTGGGATATACG ggatccatttcgtccattGTGGGAACATCCAATTCAAGGGTTAGCTTATAGTTTAAGTTGGCTGCAAGACCCACG ATGTGTTTTTGGATCCATTGACGATGGAACACTTTGGATGGTCAACTTAGTGAAAGCGGCATCTGATTTTCCAATTGCTGGAAACTCTCACGCAGGCACGAAATGGGGGACCCACAATTTTGACTGTTCTTTATTCTCTATCTGGAGTGTTCACGCTTCTCAACTGACAG GCATGGTGGCATATTGTGGTGAGGACGGAACAGCTTTTTGCTTCCAG CCAACATCTAGATCAGTGAATGATCCgtctcgaaatcgcattcatcACCATCTCTGTGGATCACTCCTGGAAGAGGAATCTGATCTAATCATAGTCAGCCCATCAACTGATTCTCCATTCATAAAGCGTTGTCCAAGCACGAAACGTGGGTCTACGGCTGCAAGATATCAAGAGACAAAAACAAATGAACTGGTGCCTAAAG AAACATGTGGCGGCAGTGATCCATTGCATGAACTCAGATGTGACGACTCATCCTTGACAATCAAGAAACAAGCACCGAAATCAAAACAAAGCAGCACGAATACGCAGAAAGATGATCCAGAAGTTAAAAGCAAAGAAAAAAGTGAGAACGAAATACAAGTTTTCCCTCCCAAGATAGTGTCAATGCACAGGGTCAGATGGAATGTGAACAAAGAGTGTAAGAAGTGGCTGTGCTACGGCGGAGCTGCTGGCTTGATACGATGTCAGGAGGTTGATATTTCCAGTTTTGAATAA
- the LOC140880230 gene encoding putative clathrin assembly protein At5g35200, giving the protein MAAGSNGQQNFRKAMGALKDSTMVGMAKVNSVYKDLDVAILKATNHVEALPKEKHVRTILGAVSGSRPRVDVVYCIDALARRLAKTRTWAVALKTLIVIHRALREVDPSFCEELISYNSSRGHMLNLLHFKDESSPSAWDNSTWIRTYALYLEECLECFRVLKYDFYRDHSRTKKFDIPALLEQLPVLQQLLFRLLACQPGGAALCSFMIQYALSIVAAESVRLYVAITDGVLNLVDKYFEMQRHDAVRALEIYRRAGEHALRLSNFYEMCRSVDFGRRQKYVKIEQPPPSFLTAMEEYVKDAPQALTLPWRANEDNHIHKVPTEPASNLDTDTEEGSHPSVESIKDQKADAEAAPLIPDLLSWDEPCQEASEFAEQVPPCVSIEGASNLTSSSELSSEPTGWELALVTTPHSDVAAQTKVNVLDRSALDSLYEMALARASQNESYHVGMVSSNPFESSCYNQETTLYTTSQEPHPKFMQMPQISQYEATFIQQQQHHNYMHEISQQQTPFQEQPHRQQELSTDGHDSMQIAEIPPEQVDPTKPHQQHEQTTGRDSTNPFTNPFMEQSSLPCPPPSQSHNSSLI; this is encoded by the exons ATGGCAGCTGGAAGTAATGGCCAGCAAAATTTTAGAAAAGCCATGGGAGCTCTTAAGGATTCAACAATGGTTGGAATGGCCAAAGTCAATAGTGTTTATAAG GATCTAGATGTTGCTATTCTAAAAGCCACAAACCATGTTGAAGCATTGCCAAAAGAGAAGCATGTGAGAA CTATTCTTGGTGCAGTTTCTGGTTCTAGACCTCGAGTGGATGTTGTTTATTGCATAGATGCACTAGCAAGGCGTCTTGCAAAAACACGTACCTGGGCG GTTGCACTAAAAACTTTGATTGTTATACATCGTGCATTGAGGGAGGTTGATCCTTCATTTTGTGAGGAACTAATTAGTTATAACAGTAGCAGAGGTCATATGTTAAACTTGTTACATTTCAAGGATGAATCGAGTCCCAGTG CATGGGACAATTCTACGTGGATCCGTACATATGCTTTGTATCTTGAGGAATGCCTGGAATGTTTTCGTGTACTCAAATACGATTTCTACAGAGATCACTCG AGAACGAAGAAATTTGACATTCCTGCTTTGCTCGAGCAATTGCCTGTTTTGCAGCAACTGCTTTTTCGCCTTCTTGCTTGCCAG CCAGGTGGAGCAGCTTTGTGCAGTTTCATGATTCAGTATGCCCTTTCAATT GTTGCAGCTGAAAGTGTGAGGCTTTATGTAGCAATAACAGATGGAGTACTCAATTTGGTTGACAAA TATTTTGAGATGCAACGACATGATGCTGTCAGAGCACTTGAAATTTATCGCAGAGCAGGGGAACAC GCGCTGAGGTTATCAAACTTTTATGAGATGTGCAGGAGCGTTGATTTTGGGCGAAGACAGAAGTACGTCAAAATTGAGCAG CCTCCCCCTTCATTTCTCACAGCCATGGAGGAGTATGTAAAGGATGCTCCACAAGCTCTGACGCTTCCCTGGAGAGCA AATGAAGATAATCACATTCATAAAGTGCCGACTGAGCCGGCATCAAATTTGGATACTGATACTGAAGAGGGATCTCATCCATCTGTAGAGTCTATCAAGGACCAAAAAGCTGATGCTGAAGCAGCACCTTTGATTCCCGATCTATTG AGCTGGGATGAACCATGCCAGGAAGCATCTGAATTTGCTGAACAAGTTCCCCCCTGTGTTTCAATAG AAGGAGCATCTAATCTCACAAGTAGTTCAGAATTGTCGAGTGAACCAACTGGTTGGGAGCTTGCACTAGTAACAACACCACATTCTGATGTAGCTGCACAGACTAAG GTTAATGTGCTGGACAGATCAGCACTTGACAGTCTATATGAAATGGCGTTGGCTAGAGCTAGTCAAAATGAATCTTATCACGTGGGGATGGTCTCTTCAAATCCTTTCGAGTCCAGTTGTTACAATCAAGAGACAACCCTATACACCACGAGCCAGGAACCACACCCAAAGTTTATGCAGATGCCTCAAATCTCCCAATATGAAGCAACATTCATCCAGCAACAGCAGCATCATAACTACATGCATGAAATTTCCCAACAGCAAACACCATTCCAAGAACAGCCACATCGGCAACAGGAGTTATCAACCGATGGACATGATTCTATGCAGATAGCTGAAATCCCACCAGAGCAAGTTGATCCCACAAAGCCACATCAGCAGCACGAACAAACGACTGGCCGTGATTCCACAAATCCGTTCACAAATCCTTTCATGGAGCAAAGCTCACTACCTTGTCCACCCCCTAGTCAGTCTCATAACTCAAGCTTGATATAA